The following are encoded together in the Blattabacterium cuenoti BPAA genome:
- the ccsA gene encoding cytochrome c biogenesis protein — MQKIKKILFSTKITSFLFLLLALSMAIATFIEKIYSTDVSKIFIYESTWFEVIIFLIIINLIGNIWKYKLWSYRKLPLFIFHFSFIFIFIGGIFSRYFSLEGTMSIREGEINGKILSSKNYIKLKINQGSNTRFYHDPYIFSSFHNGYQGGFFFKKNPLKVKVIDYIPCAKIFLSKDNTEEKVIKIVSTNQKGRTEHFVKNGEIINVNGIIFSFNREIPFGIIIFEKNHRLYIKSSFSGKSINMINRKINFFSKKVDHLLKIRHLYQIKINRNHEIMQWVIPEGVVKGKLKYVKSCDHEEENNKLSAITAKISFQNQSKIVTFLGGKNTTNMSPPLFFNDYKISIGYGSIFFNLPFFIKLKKFKLENYPGSEFPSTFISHVTLIDKNNKKNYFIYMNHVLNYKGFRFFQSGYDPDGKGTHFSVNNDYLGTYFSYMGYLLMSIGMFFTLFWKGTRFNDLKKKLKYLSYKNYSILFIGFYFLSSIQNSVFSQIQEFKKIPLENVSDAIHIPKKHGDNFGRLLVQDQKGRIKPINTIAIELLRKIHKKDSIGNLDANQWFISIHQDNIFWTKIPFIKVDKKGGHEFLNKVKANRQYYVSLMDLYFIDSKNSKLKFLLQEDYEQAFSKNPFQRNEYDKAILNLSERVGIMHEIFQGKYIRIFPIPHDVNQTWSSWVSNSSNKLNPLGLSMFNNYLKSLLFSQNEKNWNIADKEIQKIRLYQIQHAKPILPSENKIDVEIIYNKLNIFYVLSFLYAFFGVIVLIHSFLTIFLEKKYMYFFSKIFISILFVLFILNFFGLISRWYISGHAPWTNGYESAIFISWCLIGISFLFYKNQFVSGITALISSILLMVAHYGNVMDPEITNLVPVLKSHWLIIHVATITSSYGFFLTGAFLGFLVLILFILKICFRNYSEMIYIHIKKLTIINEICLTIGLFLLSIGTFLGSVWANNSWGRYWSWDPKETWALISIMIYAFVLHMRLIPYLRNIFIFNFSSILSVSSILMTYFGVNYYLSGLHSYAKGDPISIPYWVYYSLLVLLIVSILSYYSFKFHKKIKYINKQ, encoded by the coding sequence ATGCAAAAAATAAAAAAAATACTTTTTTCCACAAAAATTACTTCTTTTTTATTCTTATTATTGGCCTTATCTATGGCTATAGCTACTTTTATAGAGAAAATATATTCTACAGATGTATCAAAAATATTTATTTACGAATCTACTTGGTTTGAAGTTATCATATTCCTTATAATAATAAATCTGATAGGAAATATCTGGAAATACAAATTATGGAGTTATCGTAAATTACCTTTGTTCATTTTTCATTTTTCATTTATATTCATTTTTATTGGTGGAATTTTTTCTAGATATTTCAGTCTTGAAGGAACAATGTCTATAAGAGAGGGAGAAATAAATGGAAAAATACTTTCTAGTAAAAATTACATTAAATTAAAAATAAATCAAGGATCTAACACAAGGTTTTATCATGATCCTTATATTTTTTCTTCTTTTCATAATGGATATCAAGGAGGATTTTTTTTTAAAAAAAATCCTTTGAAAGTTAAAGTCATAGATTATATACCATGTGCAAAAATATTTTTATCAAAAGATAATACCGAAGAAAAAGTTATAAAAATAGTTTCAACAAATCAAAAAGGAAGAACGGAACATTTTGTTAAAAATGGTGAGATTATAAATGTAAATGGAATTATATTTTCTTTTAATAGAGAAATCCCTTTTGGGATTATAATTTTTGAAAAAAATCATAGGCTTTATATAAAATCATCTTTTTCAGGTAAAAGTATTAACATGATAAATAGAAAAATCAATTTTTTTTCAAAAAAAGTTGATCATCTATTGAAAATTAGACATTTATATCAAATTAAAATCAATCGAAATCATGAAATAATGCAATGGGTTATTCCTGAAGGAGTTGTAAAAGGAAAATTAAAATATGTAAAATCATGTGATCATGAAGAAGAAAATAATAAATTAAGTGCTATTACGGCAAAAATATCATTTCAAAATCAATCTAAAATAGTAACCTTTTTAGGAGGAAAAAATACAACAAATATGAGTCCTCCTTTATTTTTTAATGATTATAAAATATCCATTGGATATGGATCAATTTTTTTTAATCTTCCTTTTTTTATAAAATTAAAAAAATTCAAATTGGAAAACTATCCAGGTTCTGAATTTCCATCCACTTTTATAAGTCATGTAACATTAATAGATAAAAATAATAAAAAAAACTATTTTATTTACATGAATCATGTTTTGAATTACAAAGGATTTCGATTTTTTCAATCTGGATACGATCCAGATGGAAAAGGAACTCATTTTTCTGTTAATAATGATTATTTAGGAACATACTTTTCCTATATGGGTTATCTCCTTATGAGTATAGGGATGTTTTTTACTTTATTTTGGAAAGGAACTAGATTTAATGATCTTAAAAAAAAACTAAAATATTTATCTTATAAAAATTATTCAATATTATTTATTGGATTTTACTTTCTAAGTAGTATACAAAATTCTGTATTTTCTCAAATACAAGAATTCAAAAAAATTCCTTTAGAAAACGTTTCTGATGCAATTCATATTCCTAAAAAACATGGAGATAATTTTGGCCGTTTATTAGTACAAGATCAAAAAGGTAGAATTAAACCTATTAATACGATTGCTATTGAATTGCTTAGAAAAATACACAAAAAAGATTCTATAGGAAATTTAGATGCAAATCAATGGTTTATATCAATTCATCAAGATAATATATTTTGGACAAAAATTCCTTTTATTAAAGTTGATAAAAAAGGAGGACATGAATTTTTAAATAAAGTAAAAGCAAATAGACAATATTATGTTTCTCTTATGGATTTATACTTTATAGATTCAAAAAATTCAAAACTAAAATTTCTTCTTCAAGAAGATTATGAACAAGCTTTTTCTAAAAATCCTTTTCAAAGAAATGAATATGATAAAGCCATATTGAATCTTAGTGAACGTGTAGGAATAATGCATGAAATTTTTCAAGGAAAATATATCCGTATTTTTCCTATTCCTCATGATGTCAATCAGACTTGGTCAAGTTGGGTTTCCAATTCATCAAATAAATTGAATCCTTTAGGGTTATCTATGTTTAATAATTATCTTAAATCTTTATTATTTTCTCAAAATGAAAAAAATTGGAATATTGCGGATAAAGAAATTCAAAAAATACGATTATATCAAATTCAGCATGCAAAACCTATTTTGCCTTCAGAAAATAAAATAGATGTAGAAATTATTTATAACAAATTAAATATATTTTATGTATTATCTTTTCTATATGCTTTTTTTGGAGTCATTGTTCTTATTCATTCTTTTTTAACAATCTTTTTAGAAAAAAAATATATGTATTTTTTTTCTAAAATATTTATTTCCATTTTGTTCGTACTATTTATTTTAAATTTTTTCGGATTAATTTCTAGATGGTATATTTCTGGACATGCTCCATGGACTAATGGGTATGAATCTGCGATTTTTATTAGTTGGTGTTTGATTGGGATAAGCTTTTTATTTTATAAAAATCAATTTGTTTCAGGAATTACCGCTTTAATTTCATCCATTTTACTGATGGTTGCACATTATGGAAATGTCATGGATCCAGAAATAACCAATTTGGTTCCCGTATTAAAATCTCATTGGTTGATTATACATGTTGCAACAATCACATCAAGTTATGGTTTTTTTTTAACAGGAGCATTTTTAGGTTTTTTAGTCCTGATTCTTTTTATATTAAAGATATGTTTTCGTAATTATAGTGAAATGATTTACATTCATATTAAAAAATTGACTATTATTAATGAAATATGTTTGACCATAGGACTTTTTTTATTAAGCATAGGAACTTTTTTAGGTTCTGTATGGGCGAATAATAGTTGGGGACGTTATTGGAGTTGGGATCCTAAGGAAACTTGGGCTTTGATTAGTATAATGATTTACGCTTTTGTATTACATATGCGATTAATTCCATATCTTAGAAATATATTTATTTTTAATTTTTCCAGTATTTTATCTGTAAGTTCTATTTTAATGACTTATTTTGGAGTAAATTACTATTTATCCGGACTACATTCTTATGCAAAAGGAGATCCTATTTCTATTCCTTACTGGGTCTATTATAGTTTGTTAGTTTTGTTAATTGTCTCTATTTTATCTTATTATTCATTCAAATTTCATAAAAAAATAAAATATATCAATAAACAGTGA
- a CDS encoding MBL fold metallo-hydrolase yields the protein MKITFLGTGTSQGIPVIGSKHPVCLSNNYKDKRLRSSILIEKDKKIFLIDCGPDFRYQMLRSNYEKLNAIFMTHEHQDHIGGLDDIRPINLNMKQPIPIYGLRRVIENLKKRFFYIFLKNKKSNISNISVHELDNFQKFFFVENFKIFPLSIWHGHLPILGFRIENFAYITDASSIPIQTIQQLKGINILVLNVLRKIVKNSFPFMLSETLNIIQKIRPKQTYLTHISHTFGFHEEIETQLPKNVYLAYDRLIIYG from the coding sequence ATGAAAATTACTTTTTTGGGAACTGGAACTTCTCAGGGGATTCCTGTTATTGGATCTAAACATCCGGTATGCTTATCGAATAATTATAAAGATAAAAGACTTAGAAGCTCTATTTTAATTGAAAAAGATAAAAAAATTTTTTTGATAGATTGCGGCCCAGATTTTCGTTATCAAATGCTAAGAAGTAATTATGAAAAATTAAATGCCATTTTTATGACACATGAACATCAAGATCATATAGGAGGATTAGACGATATAAGACCAATAAATCTTAATATGAAACAACCTATTCCTATTTATGGATTACGTAGAGTTATAGAAAATTTAAAAAAAAGATTTTTTTATATTTTTTTGAAAAACAAAAAATCAAATATTTCCAATATTTCTGTTCATGAATTAGATAATTTTCAAAAATTTTTTTTTGTAGAAAATTTTAAAATTTTTCCTTTATCCATATGGCATGGACATCTTCCTATTTTAGGATTTCGTATAGAAAATTTTGCGTATATCACAGATGCTAGTAGTATTCCCATTCAAACCATACAACAATTAAAAGGAATAAACATATTGGTATTAAATGTATTAAGAAAAATAGTCAAAAATTCTTTTCCTTTCATGCTTTCTGAAACTTTAAATATTATTCAAAAAATTCGTCCTAAACAAACTTATTTAACACATATTAGTCATACATTTGGATTTCATGAAGAAATTGAAACACAATTACCTAAAAATGTATATCTGGCTTATGATCGATTAATTATATATGGATAA
- the recA gene encoding recombinase RecA produces MNEKTEQKRKSLQLVLEKMDKIYGKGTVMQMGDSHIKNLEVISSGSLSLDIALGIKGFPKGRIIEIFGPESSGKTTLALHAINQSQKLGGFASFIDAEHAFDRIYAQKIGVNIKELIISQPDNGEQALEIVDNLIRSGVIDIIVVDSVAALTPKSEIEGEMGDSKIGLQARLMSQALRKLTSSIGKSKSILIFINQLREKIGVYGNPEVTTGGNALKFYSSIRLDIRKGNQIKNGEKILGNRTKVKVVKNKLSPPFRTAEFDIMYGEGISRIGEILDLGVDLGILKKNASWFSYGDIKLGQGRDSVKEFLKEKENIINEIQKNIYKNII; encoded by the coding sequence CGAAAAAACTGAACAAAAAAGAAAATCTTTACAACTCGTATTGGAAAAGATGGATAAAATATATGGAAAAGGAACCGTAATGCAAATGGGGGATTCTCATATAAAAAATTTAGAAGTCATTTCTTCTGGATCTTTAAGTTTAGATATTGCTTTAGGTATAAAAGGATTTCCAAAAGGTCGGATCATTGAAATATTTGGACCGGAATCTTCCGGAAAAACTACTTTAGCTTTACACGCTATAAATCAATCTCAAAAATTAGGAGGTTTTGCTAGTTTCATTGATGCAGAACATGCTTTTGATCGTATTTATGCTCAAAAAATAGGAGTAAACATAAAAGAATTAATTATATCTCAACCAGATAATGGAGAACAAGCCCTAGAAATTGTAGACAATTTAATTAGATCTGGTGTGATCGATATTATAGTAGTTGATTCTGTAGCGGCTTTAACACCTAAAAGTGAAATAGAAGGAGAAATGGGAGATTCTAAAATTGGATTACAAGCAAGGTTAATGTCTCAAGCTTTGAGAAAGCTAACATCTAGTATAGGAAAATCTAAAAGCATATTGATATTTATTAATCAATTGAGAGAAAAAATAGGAGTTTATGGAAATCCAGAAGTCACAACAGGAGGAAATGCTTTAAAATTTTATTCCTCAATACGATTAGACATTCGAAAAGGAAATCAAATTAAAAACGGAGAAAAAATATTGGGAAATAGAACAAAAGTTAAAGTAGTGAAAAATAAATTATCTCCACCTTTTAGAACTGCTGAATTTGATATTATGTACGGAGAAGGAATTTCAAGAATTGGAGAAATTCTGGATCTAGGAGTAGATTTAGGAATTCTCAAAAAAAATGCTTCTTGGTTTAGCTATGGAGATATCAAATTAGGTCAGGGAAGAGATTCTGTAAAAGAATTCTTAAAAGAGAAAGAAAATATCATAAATGAAATACAAAAAAATATATACAAGAATATTATATGA